From a single Couchioplanes caeruleus genomic region:
- a CDS encoding ATP-binding protein, with product MSDIEEIQLQPCEPGKLTIAELKTLFLFEKLTDEQLTWIADHGCTMHAPAGSLVLREGDPAEIFVILLSGTISLSRRVGQDDVQTSRTEQRGVYMGATQAYIRDEGVPRTYMASMRALDDADFFVLSAADFGWMMREWFPMAIHLLEGLALGMRNTQAAISERQRLVALGALSAGLMHELNNPAAAASRATGALRQRVAGMRHKLGMLAAGKVDPDRLDALVELQEEVIERAAKAPELTAMQAADREDELGDWMERRNVTGGWDLAPVFAQGGLDVACLDDMEAKVGSPELLDQAIHWIGYALETEQLMSDIEDATGRVSSLVSAAKQYSQLDRAAHQWIDVHTGLDSTLVMLGHKVGKGIKVVKEYDRGLPQVPAHPAELNQVWTNIIDNAVQAMAGAGTLTLRTYGEDGHVVVSIGDTGPGVPEELRKRVFEPFFTTKPVGEGTGLGLDISYRIVVNGHGGDIVLQSKPGDTRFLVKLPLAEPSSR from the coding sequence GTGAGCGACATCGAGGAAATCCAGCTCCAGCCCTGCGAACCCGGCAAGCTCACGATCGCCGAGCTCAAGACGCTGTTCCTGTTCGAGAAGCTGACCGACGAGCAGCTCACCTGGATCGCCGACCACGGCTGCACCATGCACGCGCCGGCCGGCTCCCTGGTGCTGCGCGAGGGCGACCCGGCGGAGATCTTCGTGATCCTGCTGAGCGGCACGATCTCGCTCAGCCGCCGGGTCGGCCAGGACGACGTACAGACCTCGCGGACGGAGCAGCGCGGCGTCTACATGGGCGCGACCCAGGCGTACATCCGTGACGAGGGTGTGCCCCGTACGTACATGGCGTCGATGCGCGCGCTCGACGACGCCGACTTCTTCGTGCTGTCCGCCGCCGACTTCGGCTGGATGATGCGCGAGTGGTTCCCCATGGCGATCCACCTGCTGGAGGGGCTCGCGCTCGGCATGCGCAACACCCAGGCGGCGATCAGCGAGCGGCAACGCCTCGTCGCGCTGGGCGCCCTGTCCGCCGGCCTCATGCACGAGCTCAACAACCCGGCCGCAGCGGCGTCGCGGGCGACCGGCGCGCTGCGTCAGCGCGTCGCGGGCATGCGCCACAAGCTGGGCATGCTCGCCGCGGGCAAGGTCGACCCGGACCGCCTCGACGCGCTCGTGGAGCTGCAGGAGGAGGTCATCGAGCGGGCCGCCAAGGCGCCCGAGCTGACCGCCATGCAGGCCGCCGACCGGGAGGACGAGCTCGGCGACTGGATGGAGCGGCGCAACGTCACCGGCGGGTGGGACCTCGCCCCGGTCTTCGCCCAGGGCGGCCTCGACGTCGCGTGCCTCGACGACATGGAGGCCAAGGTCGGCTCGCCCGAGCTGCTCGACCAGGCCATCCATTGGATCGGGTACGCGCTGGAGACCGAGCAGCTGATGAGCGACATCGAGGACGCCACCGGCCGGGTCTCCTCCCTGGTGTCGGCGGCCAAGCAGTACTCGCAGCTCGACCGCGCCGCGCACCAGTGGATCGACGTGCACACCGGCCTGGACAGCACGCTCGTGATGCTCGGCCACAAGGTCGGCAAGGGGATCAAGGTCGTCAAGGAGTACGACCGCGGCCTGCCCCAGGTGCCGGCCCACCCCGCCGAGCTCAACCAGGTCTGGACCAACATCATCGACAACGCGGTTCAGGCCATGGCCGGCGCGGGCACGCTGACGCTGCGTACGTACGGCGAGGACGGCCACGTCGTGGTCTCGATCGGCGACACCGGCCCCGGCGTCCCGGAGGAGTTGCGCAAGCGGGTCTTCGAGCCGTTCTTCACCACGAAGCCGGTGGGCGAGGGGACGGGCCTGGGCCTGGACATCTCGTACCGCATCGTGGTGAACGGCCACGGTGGCGACATCGTGCTGCAGTCGAAGCCGGGGGACACCCGCTTCCTGGTGAAGCTGCCGCTCGCGGAGCCGTCCTCCCGCTGA
- a CDS encoding beta-1,3-glucanase family protein, producing MRRKRTLILSTAAVVAAGATAWIAMPASAAATTAVFSKTSDWGSGWQGGVTITNGGPKAMSSWKVEFDLPAGATIGSFWEADMAASGQHRTFTNRAWNGAVPVDGKVTFGFIGSGGNPLNCKLNGQPCSGGGAPAPTTAPTVAPTSYRPVPPPVTTAPTTKPPAATPTTTKPADNPSPPPASNLLPVKVTNDTGRSDAVFLYVLGVNLSTGKLGYVNAGGTFTPWTGGAAVPVPAPDVSIPGPANGSSTTIKMPKNLSGRLYMSFGKKLDFRLSTDGLVQPAPWAGGDPNHDILFDWSEFTLNDSGLWLNSSQVDMFAIPHVVSVQGGNGATIKTGELKAGGRQKVIDAIKAQPDFAKSVVTRSDGTVLRVLAPGKAADAGLMSATYLDPYINRAWNAYTSKTLTVVPFGDQPNTKFSGRTSGNVMNFTDGSGKVVASFTKPSTANVWGCDGALGAPNDLVVGPIARTLCAAMQRTTLGTLDTQPSGTAADFYKGEPSNHYAKVIHDQMADGKAYAFAFDDVQNQESLVHSGDPRQAGIVMTPF from the coding sequence ATGCGCCGCAAGCGAACACTCATCCTCTCGACAGCCGCCGTGGTGGCCGCCGGGGCCACCGCCTGGATCGCCATGCCGGCGTCCGCGGCGGCCACCACGGCGGTCTTCTCGAAGACGTCCGACTGGGGCTCCGGCTGGCAGGGCGGCGTGACGATCACCAACGGCGGCCCGAAGGCGATGAGCTCCTGGAAGGTCGAGTTCGACCTGCCCGCGGGCGCCACGATCGGCAGCTTCTGGGAAGCCGACATGGCCGCCAGCGGCCAGCACCGCACGTTCACCAACCGCGCCTGGAACGGCGCCGTCCCGGTCGACGGCAAGGTGACGTTCGGCTTCATCGGCTCCGGCGGCAACCCGCTCAACTGCAAGCTCAACGGCCAGCCGTGCAGCGGCGGCGGCGCGCCGGCACCGACGACCGCCCCCACGGTCGCGCCGACGTCCTACCGCCCCGTGCCGCCCCCGGTGACCACAGCGCCCACCACGAAACCCCCGGCCGCGACGCCCACCACGACGAAGCCCGCGGACAACCCGAGCCCGCCGCCGGCCTCGAACCTGCTCCCGGTCAAGGTCACCAACGACACGGGCCGCTCCGACGCCGTCTTCCTGTACGTCCTCGGCGTCAACCTGAGCACCGGCAAGCTGGGCTACGTCAACGCCGGCGGCACCTTCACCCCGTGGACCGGCGGCGCGGCCGTACCGGTGCCGGCGCCGGACGTGTCGATCCCCGGGCCGGCCAACGGCTCCAGCACCACCATCAAGATGCCGAAGAACCTGTCCGGCCGGCTCTACATGTCGTTCGGCAAGAAGCTGGACTTCCGGCTCAGCACCGACGGGCTGGTGCAGCCGGCGCCGTGGGCCGGTGGCGACCCCAACCACGACATCCTGTTCGACTGGAGCGAGTTCACCCTCAACGACTCCGGTCTGTGGCTGAACAGCTCGCAGGTCGACATGTTCGCGATCCCGCACGTCGTCAGCGTCCAGGGCGGCAACGGCGCGACGATCAAGACCGGCGAGCTCAAGGCGGGCGGCCGGCAGAAGGTCATCGACGCGATCAAGGCCCAGCCCGACTTCGCCAAGAGCGTCGTCACCCGCTCCGACGGTACGGTGCTGCGCGTCCTCGCCCCCGGCAAGGCCGCCGACGCCGGACTGATGAGCGCCACGTACCTGGACCCGTACATCAATCGGGCGTGGAACGCGTACACGAGCAAGACCTTGACCGTGGTGCCGTTCGGCGACCAGCCGAACACGAAGTTCTCCGGCCGCACCAGCGGCAACGTCATGAACTTCACCGACGGCAGCGGCAAGGTGGTGGCCTCGTTCACCAAGCCGTCCACGGCCAACGTGTGGGGCTGCGACGGCGCCCTCGGCGCACCGAACGACCTCGTCGTCGGCCCGATCGCCCGGACGCTCTGCGCGGCCATGCAGCGCACCACGCTCGGCACGCTCGACACCCAGCCGAGCGGTACCGCGGCGGACTTCTACAAGGGCGAGCCCAGCAACCACTACGCCAAGGTCATCCACGACCAGATGGCCGACGGCAAGGCGTACGCCTTCGCCTTCGACGACGTGCAGAACCAGGAGTCGCTCGTGCACAGCGGCGACCCGCGCCAGGCCGGCATCGTCATGACGCCGTTCTGA
- a CDS encoding ricin-type beta-trefoil lectin domain protein: protein MSRALKALGLGAAALTAIGVLPAPSLAAPIPAPAAPTAAPRFDMAPGMVAAMRRDLGLSDDQIAARLATEAAAPVVEKRLRTKLGGTFAGAWIPRGADRLTVAVTDARQAAAVRAEGAVPKIVGRSAADLEASRARLDRNAAKAQGTAIRGWYVDVASNSLVVMAKPGASAQARSFAAASGAGSVTVADAAEQPKPMYDIRGGDQYVINGNTLCSVGFAVAGGFVSAGHCGGVNSPTLGYNNVSQGTFAGSSFPGNDYSWIRTNSNWTPQPWVNNYSGGNVVVAGSQEAAVGSSVCRSGRTTGWRCGTILGRDETIVYAQGSVSGLARSNACAEPGDSGGSWISGNQAQGVTSGGTGNCSSGGTMWFQPVNEILGVYGLSLTTSGGGSSTSSVVSNWNNKCIDVPNANFADGVQLQMYTCNGTAAQKWTFVNGTLQTSNNKCMDVAWGSTANGAAIQIVGCSGNPAQQFVLSAAGDLVNPQANKCVDIKEWNGNDGALLHLWDCVGGANQKWRRA, encoded by the coding sequence ATGTCCCGTGCCCTGAAAGCGCTCGGCCTCGGCGCCGCGGCGCTCACCGCCATCGGCGTGCTACCGGCGCCCAGTCTCGCCGCACCCATACCGGCGCCTGCCGCACCCACCGCGGCGCCCCGGTTCGACATGGCCCCGGGCATGGTGGCGGCGATGCGCCGCGACCTGGGGCTCAGCGACGATCAGATCGCCGCCCGCCTCGCCACCGAGGCCGCCGCGCCGGTCGTGGAGAAGCGCCTGCGCACGAAGCTGGGCGGGACCTTCGCCGGCGCCTGGATCCCCCGCGGCGCCGACCGGCTCACCGTCGCGGTCACCGACGCGCGCCAGGCCGCCGCGGTCCGCGCCGAGGGCGCCGTGCCGAAGATCGTCGGCCGGAGCGCGGCCGACCTGGAGGCATCCCGCGCCCGGCTGGACCGCAACGCCGCGAAAGCGCAGGGTACGGCGATCCGCGGCTGGTACGTCGACGTCGCCTCGAACAGCCTGGTGGTGATGGCCAAGCCGGGCGCGTCGGCACAGGCGCGCTCCTTCGCGGCCGCCAGCGGCGCGGGCTCGGTGACGGTGGCCGACGCCGCCGAGCAGCCCAAGCCGATGTACGACATCCGCGGCGGCGACCAGTACGTCATCAACGGCAACACGCTGTGCTCGGTGGGCTTCGCGGTCGCGGGCGGCTTCGTCAGCGCCGGTCACTGCGGCGGCGTGAACAGCCCGACGCTCGGCTACAACAACGTCTCGCAGGGCACCTTCGCCGGCTCCTCGTTCCCGGGCAACGACTACTCGTGGATCCGGACGAACAGCAACTGGACGCCCCAGCCGTGGGTCAACAACTACTCCGGTGGCAACGTTGTCGTCGCCGGCTCGCAGGAGGCCGCGGTCGGCAGCTCGGTGTGCCGCTCCGGCCGGACCACCGGGTGGCGCTGCGGCACGATCCTCGGCCGCGACGAGACCATTGTGTACGCCCAGGGCTCCGTCTCCGGCCTCGCGCGCAGCAACGCGTGCGCCGAGCCGGGCGACTCCGGCGGCTCCTGGATCTCCGGCAACCAGGCGCAGGGCGTGACCTCCGGCGGTACGGGCAACTGCTCCTCCGGCGGCACGATGTGGTTCCAGCCCGTCAACGAGATCCTCGGCGTGTACGGCCTCTCGCTCACCACCAGCGGCGGCGGCTCCAGCACCAGCTCGGTGGTCAGCAACTGGAACAACAAGTGCATCGACGTACCGAACGCGAACTTCGCCGACGGCGTGCAGCTGCAGATGTACACCTGCAACGGCACCGCCGCGCAGAAGTGGACATTCGTGAACGGCACGCTGCAGACGTCGAACAACAAGTGCATGGACGTGGCGTGGGGCTCGACGGCGAACGGTGCGGCGATCCAGATCGTCGGCTGCAGCGGCAACCCGGCGCAGCAGTTCGTCCTCTCCGCCGCGGGTGACCTCGTCAACCCGCAGGCGAACAAGTGCGTCGACATCAAGGAGTGGAACGGCAACGACGGCGCACTTCTGCACCTGTGGGACTGCGTCGGCGGCGCGAACCAGAAGTGGCGCCGCGCCTAA
- a CDS encoding class I SAM-dependent methyltransferase yields the protein MKTYTGAPYPADTHSPLQRRLLRNASSPARAPQSDALRLQAPALVPEVHLFLAEDAVLLWARLEAEAGHPLPAPFWATAWAGGQGLARYVLDHPQLVAGRRVLDLASGSGLVAIAAAHAGAAEVVANDIDPYAVAAMHANANANGVSVHISAEDLTGGDGGEVDLVLAGDCLYSGDMAARMLPFLGRAMRRGATVLLGDPQRGYAPAGLLRTLATYPLIQPSAVGDQQEWVSVMTPVAVELAS from the coding sequence GTGAAGACCTACACAGGTGCTCCCTACCCGGCGGACACGCACAGCCCGCTCCAGCGGCGGCTGCTGCGCAACGCCTCGTCCCCCGCGCGTGCCCCGCAGAGCGACGCGCTGCGCCTGCAGGCGCCCGCGCTGGTGCCCGAGGTCCACCTGTTCCTCGCCGAGGACGCCGTCCTGCTCTGGGCGCGCCTCGAGGCCGAGGCCGGTCACCCGCTGCCCGCGCCGTTCTGGGCCACCGCCTGGGCCGGCGGCCAGGGCCTGGCCCGCTACGTGCTCGACCACCCGCAGCTCGTGGCCGGCCGCCGGGTGCTGGACCTCGCCTCCGGATCGGGTCTGGTCGCCATCGCCGCCGCGCACGCCGGCGCCGCCGAGGTGGTGGCCAACGACATCGACCCGTACGCCGTGGCCGCCATGCACGCCAACGCCAACGCCAACGGCGTGTCCGTCCACATCTCGGCCGAGGACCTGACCGGCGGCGACGGCGGCGAGGTCGATCTCGTCCTGGCCGGTGACTGCCTGTACAGCGGGGACATGGCCGCCCGCATGCTGCCGTTCCTCGGCCGCGCGATGCGCCGCGGCGCGACGGTGCTGCTCGGCGATCCGCAACGCGGGTATGCGCCCGCCGGCCTGCTGCGCACGCTGGCGACGTACCCGCTGATTCAGCCGAGCGCGGTCGGAGATCAGCAGGAATGGGTCAGCGTCATGACCCCCGTGGCCGTCGAGCTGGCCTCCTAG
- a CDS encoding cold-shock protein, producing the protein MAVGTVKWFNADKGFGFITQDGGQPDVFAHFSAIASDGYRSLEENQRVEFDVTQGAKGLQASNIRVI; encoded by the coding sequence ATGGCTGTCGGCACGGTGAAATGGTTCAACGCGGACAAGGGCTTCGGCTTCATCACCCAGGACGGTGGGCAGCCCGACGTGTTCGCCCACTTCTCCGCCATCGCGTCGGACGGGTACCGCTCCCTCGAGGAGAACCAGCGCGTGGAGTTCGACGTCACCCAGGGCGCCAAGGGCCTGCAGGCCAGCAACATCCGGGTGATCTGA
- a CDS encoding FAD-dependent oxidoreductase translates to MGHPAILTVDDDPSVSRAIARDLRRRYGENYRIIRASSATDALEALRDIKLRGGRVAVMLADYRMPQMNGIEFLEQAMDLFPHARRALLTAYADTDAAIQAINVVDVDHYLLKPWDPPEEKLYPVIDALLDAWQATGDREVEDIRVVGHRWSEPSYQIRDFLARNLVPYKWLGADDPEGRRLLEAAGVGPEAIPLVVTADGRALAQPSTSEVAEAAGLSTAPNRDFYDLIIVGGGPAGLGAAVYGASEGLKTLLVERQAVGGQAGQSSRIENYLGFPDGISGAQLTDRARRQAGKFEAEVLNTREVTGLRLDGSARTLTFGDGGEVSAHSIVLATGVAYRPLVADGIAELTGSGVYYGSASTEGPSCAGSDVYIVGGANSAGQAALFFSRYARSVTLLVRGDSLEASMSYYLIQQLNKIDNVHVRTRCEVVGAQGDGHLQAITICDSKNGRSTTVECGYLFVFIGAEPRTDWLSDAVARDEKGFVYTGPDLLTNGTRPAGWDRDRDPFYLECSVPGIFAAGDVRANSVKRVASAVGEGAMAVTLVHRYLEAQ, encoded by the coding sequence ATGGGTCACCCCGCCATCCTGACCGTCGACGACGACCCCTCCGTCTCCCGGGCGATCGCACGGGACCTGCGCCGCCGCTACGGCGAGAACTACCGCATCATCCGGGCCTCCTCGGCGACCGACGCCCTGGAGGCGCTCAGGGACATCAAGCTGCGTGGCGGCCGGGTCGCCGTCATGCTCGCCGACTACCGGATGCCGCAGATGAACGGCATCGAGTTCCTGGAGCAGGCGATGGACCTGTTCCCCCACGCGCGGCGGGCGCTGCTGACCGCGTACGCCGACACCGACGCCGCCATCCAGGCCATCAACGTGGTGGACGTCGACCACTACCTGCTCAAGCCCTGGGACCCGCCGGAGGAGAAGCTCTACCCGGTCATCGACGCGCTCCTCGACGCGTGGCAGGCCACCGGTGACCGCGAAGTCGAGGACATCCGCGTCGTCGGGCACCGCTGGAGCGAGCCGTCGTACCAGATCCGGGATTTCCTGGCGCGCAACCTCGTGCCGTACAAGTGGCTCGGCGCGGACGACCCGGAGGGGCGCCGCCTGCTCGAGGCCGCCGGGGTGGGCCCCGAGGCGATCCCGCTGGTGGTGACGGCCGACGGCCGGGCGCTGGCGCAGCCGAGCACCTCCGAGGTGGCCGAGGCGGCCGGCCTGTCCACCGCGCCCAACCGCGACTTCTACGACCTGATCATCGTGGGCGGCGGACCGGCCGGGCTGGGAGCCGCCGTGTACGGCGCCTCCGAGGGCCTCAAGACGCTGCTCGTGGAGCGGCAGGCGGTCGGCGGGCAGGCCGGGCAGAGCTCCCGCATCGAGAACTACCTCGGCTTTCCCGACGGCATCTCCGGCGCCCAGCTCACCGACCGGGCGCGCCGGCAGGCGGGCAAGTTCGAGGCGGAGGTGCTCAACACCCGCGAGGTCACCGGGCTGCGGCTGGACGGCTCGGCCCGCACGCTGACCTTCGGCGACGGCGGCGAGGTGTCGGCGCACTCGATCGTGCTGGCCACCGGGGTCGCGTACCGGCCGCTGGTCGCCGACGGCATCGCCGAGCTGACCGGCTCGGGCGTCTACTACGGGTCCGCGTCGACCGAGGGCCCGTCGTGCGCCGGCAGCGACGTCTACATCGTCGGCGGGGCGAACTCGGCCGGGCAGGCGGCGCTCTTCTTCTCCCGGTACGCCCGCAGCGTCACCCTGCTGGTGCGCGGCGACTCGCTCGAGGCGTCCATGTCGTACTACCTGATCCAGCAGCTCAACAAGATCGACAACGTGCACGTCCGGACCCGCTGCGAGGTGGTCGGCGCGCAGGGCGACGGGCACCTGCAGGCGATCACGATCTGCGACAGCAAGAACGGCCGCAGCACGACGGTCGAGTGCGGCTACCTGTTCGTCTTCATCGGCGCCGAGCCGCGGACGGACTGGTTGAGCGACGCGGTGGCCCGCGACGAGAAGGGTTTCGTCTACACCGGGCCGGACCTGTTGACGAACGGCACACGCCCGGCGGGATGGGATCGCGACCGCGATCCGTTCTACCTGGAGTGCAGTGTTCCCGGCATCTTCGCCGCCGGCGACGTCCGGGCCAACTCGGTGAAACGGGTGGCCTCGGCGGTCGGCGAGGGCGCGATGGCCGTCACGCTGGTCCATCGTTACCTGGAGGCACAGTGA
- a CDS encoding multidrug effflux MFS transporter, with amino-acid sequence MTATRTESPPDTDASPGELLAPGRRFRIVLVLGFLTALGPLTIDMYLPALPTITDDFGATPAAVQLTLTGTLVGLALGQLVVGPLSDAVGRRKPLLAGVGVHLVASVLCVVAPNLAVLGTLRVLQGLGAAAASVVAMAIVRDLFSGFAAARLFSRLILVVGVAPILAPTIGGQTLQFTSWRGVFVVLAVAAAAIMAASATVLPETLPIGRRRSGGIAGTLRDYGRLFTDRVYVGLILVAGLAMAALFAYVSGSSYVLQDGFGLSEQQFAYVFAGGAVGLIGATQLNVRLLRRWTPQQILSGSLLAGLGFGSVLLVLAATRTGGLVGILIPLWLVLAMVGLAMPNAPALALNRHGEAAGTAAALLGAVQFGVGALAAPLVGVLGVGTVAMAVVVFGGMLAATLVCFLVVQPHRLPVEQTDVAFAAAH; translated from the coding sequence GTGACTGCGACTCGCACCGAATCCCCGCCCGACACCGACGCGTCTCCCGGGGAGCTTCTCGCGCCCGGGCGGCGCTTCCGGATCGTTCTCGTGCTCGGCTTCCTCACCGCGCTGGGTCCGCTCACCATCGACATGTATCTGCCGGCGCTGCCGACCATCACCGATGACTTCGGCGCGACCCCGGCTGCGGTGCAGCTCACGCTGACCGGCACGCTGGTCGGGCTGGCTCTCGGTCAGTTGGTGGTAGGTCCGCTGTCGGACGCGGTGGGGCGTCGGAAGCCCTTGCTCGCCGGCGTCGGCGTGCACCTGGTCGCCTCGGTTCTCTGCGTAGTCGCGCCCAACCTGGCCGTTCTGGGCACCCTGCGGGTGCTGCAGGGTCTCGGCGCCGCCGCCGCGTCGGTGGTCGCGATGGCGATCGTGCGGGATCTGTTCAGCGGGTTCGCCGCGGCGCGCCTCTTCTCCCGGCTCATTCTCGTCGTCGGCGTCGCGCCGATTCTGGCTCCGACCATCGGTGGTCAGACGCTGCAGTTCACCTCGTGGCGCGGGGTCTTCGTCGTGCTCGCCGTCGCCGCCGCCGCGATCATGGCCGCCAGCGCGACCGTCCTGCCCGAGACGCTGCCGATCGGCCGGCGTCGCAGCGGAGGGATCGCCGGCACCCTGCGGGACTACGGCCGGCTGTTCACCGACCGGGTGTACGTCGGTCTCATCCTGGTCGCCGGGCTCGCGATGGCGGCCCTGTTCGCCTACGTGAGCGGCTCGTCGTACGTGCTGCAGGACGGCTTCGGCCTGAGCGAGCAGCAGTTCGCGTACGTGTTCGCCGGTGGCGCGGTCGGTCTGATCGGCGCCACCCAGCTCAACGTACGGCTGCTGCGGCGCTGGACGCCCCAGCAGATTTTGAGCGGTTCGCTGCTGGCCGGCCTGGGCTTCGGTTCGGTGCTGCTGGTGCTGGCCGCCACGCGGACCGGTGGCCTGGTCGGCATCCTGATCCCGCTCTGGCTGGTGCTCGCCATGGTGGGGCTGGCGATGCCGAACGCGCCCGCCCTGGCGCTGAACCGGCACGGCGAGGCCGCGGGTACGGCCGCTGCGCTGCTCGGCGCGGTGCAGTTCGGCGTCGGCGCGCTGGCCGCACCGCTGGTCGGCGTGCTGGGCGTGGGCACGGTCGCGATGGCCGTCGTCGTCTTCGGCGGCATGCTCGCCGCCACGCTTGTCTGCTTCCTCGTGGTCCAGCCGCACCGCCTCCCTGTCGAGCAGACGGACGTCGCCTTCGCCGCGGCCCACTGA
- a CDS encoding helix-turn-helix transcriptional regulator — MKNRIRQLRTDRGWTQAALADLLDVSRQTVNALETGRYDPSLPLAFRLARIFGRPLEAIFDPEDDQHAVPPAR; from the coding sequence GTGAAGAACCGCATCCGGCAGCTGCGCACCGATCGTGGATGGACCCAGGCCGCCCTGGCAGACCTTCTGGACGTTTCCCGCCAGACCGTCAACGCCCTGGAGACCGGTCGCTACGACCCGAGCCTGCCGCTGGCGTTCCGGCTGGCCCGGATTTTCGGCCGGCCCCTCGAAGCGATCTTCGACCCGGAGGACGACCAGCACGCCGTCCCACCGGCGCGCTGA
- a CDS encoding NAD(+)/NADH kinase, which produces MGMVKVVGLVLHPRRDCGSAIEAIVRWAASRDVTVLGLHDEITRIDCDAVEVSAEEMVERAGLLVSLGGDGTMLRTMRLVEGRKTPVLGVNVGRLGFLAEVDLPDLPGALSAIDEHKFTVESRTAVRTVLPDGREVSAFNDIALVRVPGDGLAHVGITVEGSNFVRYAADAVIVATPTGSTAYSFSAGGPIVSPNVEGILVSASAAHSSFNRSLMLSPDEHLELEVAATSGRLAIEVDGIIQGHAGAGDHLRIIPVPAAAQVIRFGRTSFYERARRKLRVEGSAQVGGGDPSDAVVVDSFEQSRYEVLLGGELAGVLHYRRHGQQVELAHTEIDQAFEGRGLAGRLAAGALDDARRRATPVVVTCPFVAGWLDRHPEYADVLAAPPDPRPENSIHTGGNLS; this is translated from the coding sequence ATGGGCATGGTCAAAGTCGTCGGGCTGGTCCTGCATCCCCGGCGGGACTGCGGCTCGGCCATCGAGGCGATCGTGCGATGGGCGGCGTCACGCGACGTGACCGTGCTGGGCCTGCACGACGAGATCACCCGGATCGACTGCGACGCCGTCGAGGTCTCCGCGGAGGAGATGGTCGAGCGCGCCGGGCTCCTGGTCAGCCTCGGCGGTGACGGCACCATGCTGCGCACGATGCGGCTGGTCGAGGGGCGCAAGACCCCGGTGCTGGGCGTCAACGTCGGCCGGCTCGGCTTCCTCGCCGAGGTCGACCTGCCCGACCTGCCCGGCGCGCTGTCGGCGATCGACGAGCACAAGTTCACGGTCGAATCGCGGACGGCGGTGCGCACGGTCCTGCCCGACGGCAGGGAAGTCTCGGCCTTCAACGACATCGCGCTGGTCCGCGTGCCCGGCGACGGGCTCGCGCACGTCGGCATCACCGTCGAGGGCAGCAACTTCGTCCGGTACGCGGCCGACGCCGTGATCGTCGCCACGCCCACCGGATCGACGGCGTACAGCTTCTCCGCGGGCGGCCCCATCGTCTCGCCGAACGTGGAGGGCATCCTGGTCAGCGCGTCCGCCGCGCACTCGTCGTTCAACCGCTCGCTGATGCTCTCGCCCGACGAGCACCTCGAGCTGGAGGTCGCGGCGACCAGCGGCCGGCTCGCCATCGAGGTGGACGGCATCATCCAGGGCCATGCCGGGGCGGGCGACCACCTCCGGATCATCCCCGTGCCGGCCGCCGCGCAGGTCATCCGCTTCGGCCGGACCTCGTTCTACGAGCGCGCCCGGCGCAAGCTGCGCGTCGAGGGCAGCGCCCAGGTCGGCGGCGGCGACCCGTCGGACGCCGTGGTGGTGGACAGCTTCGAGCAGTCCCGCTACGAGGTGCTGCTCGGCGGAGAGCTGGCCGGCGTCCTGCACTACCGGCGGCACGGGCAGCAGGTCGAGCTGGCGCACACCGAGATCGACCAGGCCTTCGAGGGGCGCGGGCTGGCCGGCCGGCTCGCCGCGGGCGCCCTCGACGACGCCCGCCGGCGCGCCACCCCCGTCGTGGTCACCTGCCCGTTCGTGGCGGGCTGGCTGGACCGTCACCCCGAGTACGCCGACGTGCTCGCCGCCCCGCCGGACCCTCGTCCCGAGAACTCCATCCACACCGGAGGCAACCTCTCATGA
- a CDS encoding UBP-type zinc finger domain-containing protein: MSEPACTHLDQANDVTPSGQGCVECLAAGARWVHLRVCMTCGHVGCCDSSPGKHATAHFHGESHPLVQSYEPGEDWWWCYQDEVAFKVADAPTFTYG, encoded by the coding sequence ATGAGCGAACCCGCCTGCACCCACCTCGACCAGGCGAACGACGTCACACCGTCCGGACAGGGCTGCGTGGAGTGCCTGGCGGCCGGCGCCCGCTGGGTGCACCTGCGCGTCTGCATGACGTGCGGGCACGTCGGCTGCTGCGACTCGTCGCCCGGCAAGCACGCGACCGCGCACTTCCACGGCGAGTCCCACCCGCTCGTGCAGTCGTACGAGCCGGGTGAGGACTGGTGGTGGTGCTACCAGGACGAGGTGGCCTTCAAGGTCGCCGACGCCCCCACGTTCACCTACGGCTGA